The DNA sequence AGCACGGCGGTGACCTGCCGCATCACCGTCGTGCCGGCCTCCTGGGCGCGGGTGGCGCGGCGGGCGCGTACGACCAGCTTGCCGCTTCCGTCCACCAGGGCGCCCGCGATCTTGGTCCCGCCGATGTCGAGTGCGGCGATGAGGTCACGTGGCATAGGTGTCGACTCTCCTGGTGGGCGTGCTGGTGGCCATGGGCGTTCGGTGTGCGGCACCAGTCTTCCCGCGACTGACAACGTTGTCCAGGGGCTATGCTCGACACTCCTTTCCCCACGACGACCAGCGACGGGACGAGCGCACCGTGACCGACACCGCCCCGGACACCGCCAGCCGCACCCCCACACGCCGTTACGGCACCCGGCCCACCATGAAGGACGTCGCCGCACGGGCCGGGGTCGGCCTCAAGACCGTCTCCAGAGTGGTCAACGGCGAACCGGGCGTCACCCCCGACACCGAGCGCCGCGTCCAGGAGGCCATCACCGCACTCGGTTTCCGCCGCAACGACAGCGCCCGCATTCTGCGCAAGGGCCGTACGGCGAGCATCGGGCTGGTCCTGGAGGATCTGGCCGACCCCTTCTACGGTCCGCTGAGCCGCGCCGTCGAGGAGGTCGCCCGTGCCCACGGCGCGCTGCTGATCAACGGATCCAGCGCGGAGGACCCCGAGCGCGAGCAGGAGCTGGTGCTCGCCCTGTGCGCGCGCCGGGTCGACGGCCTCGTCATCATCCCGGCCGGCCATGACCACCGCTATCTGGCCCCCGAGATGGCGGCCGGGGTCGCCACCGTCTTCGTCGACCGGCCCGCCGGCCGGATCGACGCCGACGCCGTCCTCTCCGACAGCTTCGGCGGCTCCCGCGACGCGGTCGCCCATCTGATCGCCCACGGCCACCGCCGGATCGGCTTCCTCGGCGACCTGCCGGGCATCCACACCGCCGCCGAGCGGCTGCGCGGCTATCACGCGGCGATGAGCGAGGCCGGACTGCCGGTCCACGACGCCTGGGTCTCGCCCGGCCCCACCGACCCGGAGCGGGTCCGGGCCGCGGCCACCGCGATGCTGAACGCCGCCGAGCCGGTCACCGCGCTCTTCGCGGGCAACAACCGGGTGACGGTCACGGTCGTACGGGTCCTGGCCGAGCGCCCCGCGCCCGCCGCGCCGGTGGCCCTCGTCGGCTTCGACGACTTCGAGCTCGCCGATCTGCTCTCCCCCGGGATCAGCGTCATAGCCCAGGACTCGGCCCAGCTCGGCCGCACCGCCGCCGATCTGCTCTTCCGCCGCCTCGACGGCGCGGGCGGGGACCCGCGGCGGGTCGTTCTGCCGACCCGGCTGATCCCGCGCGGGTCGGGCGAACTGCCTCCGCCCGCGACCTCCACGCCCTGAACCGCC is a window from the Streptomyces luomodiensis genome containing:
- a CDS encoding LacI family DNA-binding transcriptional regulator; the protein is MTDTAPDTASRTPTRRYGTRPTMKDVAARAGVGLKTVSRVVNGEPGVTPDTERRVQEAITALGFRRNDSARILRKGRTASIGLVLEDLADPFYGPLSRAVEEVARAHGALLINGSSAEDPEREQELVLALCARRVDGLVIIPAGHDHRYLAPEMAAGVATVFVDRPAGRIDADAVLSDSFGGSRDAVAHLIAHGHRRIGFLGDLPGIHTAAERLRGYHAAMSEAGLPVHDAWVSPGPTDPERVRAAATAMLNAAEPVTALFAGNNRVTVTVVRVLAERPAPAAPVALVGFDDFELADLLSPGISVIAQDSAQLGRTAADLLFRRLDGAGGDPRRVVLPTRLIPRGSGELPPPATSTP